Genomic window (Phragmites australis chromosome 5, lpPhrAust1.1, whole genome shotgun sequence):
atggcacacaacgagATGCCCcgtacaccctttaggataTTATTAAACGCTTCCGCTATATTCATTTTCATGATaatgtacctaacatgggatacaataatttttgaagggctatttgcataagaaagggtaAAATACGATCATGTTGCTATTTTCTAACCGGACACCGTCAGTGTTATGGATTAGGGTCCAACGCTCCACCGACTTCCCTGCTATCCACTAGCTAAACGTACCATATGAATGACTAACGATAGTTTGCCCTCCCAACATTTACGTTCGCAGATAGTCCTCTTGTGCTTGCTGCTCTACcgtcatcttgcgagtggtcttaTTTaactctccatatctcgttgaattTTGCTTGCTAGTTTTGAAAATAtaaccctttgaatctctttacaagagacttgatgCAGTACCTTGTGTACAATTTCATATCTAAGTatcgcatgcaccaccttctctccataTCAGGCCATGTAAtagagtagtttgtgctatcatgcaacaAGTCCAACGCATACAGaagacccttgttgcggtctgagatgatcAAACTCATTCCCTATTACCCACGATATGTGTCCTCAtaaaggtgaggaaccacaataTGCTattattgttctcactctcaaccattgcaaaggtgggaagaatgatctgattatttgcatctgccgccattgctgtcataagggtaccataaTACTTGCCACTCAGAAATGTGGtatccacgcatacaaccggcctGCAATGTCTAAAAActtcgatgcattatccaaAGGACCAAAATAACCTGATGAGGTATCGATCAATGGTattgtatgacccatcctctagcttgatcggcttATCCgtcatggcccactgagtccctggattcatCATGGCAATCTCCTGCAGTAGTctcggagcatagttgtaagactcttcgaagcttccaaatagTATATTTAGtaccttctgcttcgctcgccacgcggtgtggtaatttaTCAGCATACCtatcttagtctgcacctccctTGTAATTGATTTTGGGGACAAACAaatgttcgtgccaacaagggtgatgaggaattgggctatgaacctcgtaTCAACGGCGTGGCTCGTATTCTTaacagcctcttcgctgcatgtatgtgggttgtgtctactgatcacaaattAGTTCTCATATCTTGCCTTATGTGTTTGTACGAAGTAAGGATAATTCGGGTACTTGAGACATATTACCTCATACTCCGCAGGGTTAGACTGGGCATACTTATGGTCTCTTCTTATCATTACAACATAGTtactaataaagtggatgacatCCCCCTGTTACGAAACTATTGTCTAACCTGGATGTCGTTATTCTAGTATCCcaagttagataaggtgttatactcaatgatGGCATAATCTagcacgaaagtactggatcgtaAGCACCAGGTCATCGTTGTTAGCAACTTCTTCATCAccactaccaccggcttcatcatctaTACGTCATGCATCTACCTCATAAGGGTCCACTCCAGCTCCCTTTATATCAGAGCTGCCCTCCCTGACATGCCCTCTCTCCCCATCATGCATTACCTGCTGGCCTAATCCTTCCAcgctagtcactgcatcaccttgtaCCAATCGTGACACTATGTTTGCGTACACCatatatcaaagttctcctacaatgccttacgtgagtacaaagcACATGCGTTGTTATTTCTGATATCGAATAATGTATAGACAACGCCCGAGCTGTTTGGAATAAGTCGTGACCGCACACCCTCTAAGATAACAATAGAGGACtactggttcacacgcaaaaggctcataacatacgatttcaggccatctagataAATAGGTAACTCAATCGGACTCTCTATGTGctagcagttctgaattgttacgagcctccCATGTAAAACAGTGGGACGTTTTCCAtgataaatatgaaaaatcatagcgtatctgctaaacaaatgtacatgtaataaaataactacttagatatatgtacgatacacaaataattacgcctctcgataaataataagtaaattaaCAACGTAAATTAAATAATATAGTACTTatcaatgctaaatatttaagtaatgaACAAtgttaattaaatcatcaatattgaattcaaatgaaataactaatatttaataaatattaactaagtattaatatacaactattgtgattaaatatttaataaatattaaaagtaataataaatatttactgCATAACTAttacataaatattaaacagCAGGAATCCCgaaatattaataaataataaacatCTATTAAAAAtcattattaatatttaaagttaTGCGCCTTAATTATTTGACAACCATTATTTAAATAAtctgattaattatattactcTACgtaacctaagtgattaagctaattaaataaattaaactaattaatatgCTTAATCATATACCTCTAATAACTCTTATTAAATTAAGTACATAATCTAATTATACTAGTTAATGATATTTATACAATTATACTAAGGAAATTATCTAATTATACTaataaatgaaaattatattattaaactaagtaaataatctaattacattgactattcaaattcatataatcgagtaaataatctaagtactctgatttatcaaattaatataattaaacatatataatcaaacaaattaaacaatctacttactctaattactattactaatctaaatattaattaaatatgtaaTATATGTACTTAATATAACTGAAGGAGCACTCTCAAAGTGTTCAACTCGCGATGCTTCTCCTCGTATTGCTCCTctcctgctgctcctcctctcctcacgctgctgctcctcgccTTGCGTTGCTGCTTCTCAACTGATGGCGACCTCATACTATACCGTTGGCTTGCTTTTCGCACGCGACGACACACACCGAAGAAGCACGCGAGACAACTGCTTTCCACACACGAAGACAACAACACGAGGGACGTGCCGAAAGCACTGACacataaggtgccgaatacggcactataTATCATATCCAGCACATGAGGTACCGAATGCTCCCCCCTCCCCCTGCTTTTTTGGTGAATAGAGTACCAAAATCCGGTATTCGGTGAAAGAAGTACCGAATACAcatgttaaatttgtaaatatgataacatattatctagtttTAGTAAATACGGTCTCTTTATGTtagctatttttgaatttttgccctATCTATCAGGAATCAATATCCATGTTTGCATGGCTTTCGTGTCTCTCTTAGTATTTTCATGGCCAACTAGCATATCTATGTTTCGTAATCTTGATACCTAATTGAAATCTTGAATTAACATAATTTAATTTCATCACATACTCAAATTTAGACCATGATTTCTATTAGGTGCACATCAAGGTATTTTCAACCACGGTTCAAAAATATATGACGGTAATAAGTCATAGCCAATTACCACCGCTTCCCCATATCCTAAGTTCTTTACCTCTACTGCCTGGAAAAGTACTGGTTCCCTTCCGTAATGGTCGTCTGATTTGACCTTTTTGAGTTAGAAACGTGCCAAAACCTGCCATTGTATTATGGTGACTTTTCAAACAACTTGTTTTATATGTTTTTGTATAAATTAACTTGAACTATCATTTGTTAGCAATAAGGAAAAAAAGCTACCATAGCTGCTGGTATTACTTGTAAGCATCGTTTTCTAATATTAAATAAGTTGGAAACATAATTTGTGTTGATACATAAACCAGCTAATATGTTTCATCTAGAGATACGTACGTAAGTAGTAGAAGTAGCTGAATCGTGGAGctggcaaagaaaaaaaaaagctggcCGTTTGAGTTTTTTTGTACGTGCTCGTAAGATAGTTTTCATCTCTGTTCAATTCGCTACGCAGGCTGCCAGAATTTTTTAATCAGCTCACCCCTTGGTGTCCGTTACTCACGAGAGGTTAGCCACACCACCTTCACGGCTTGACGAAGTGTCAACTAGGGATTATTTGTTAAAACTTTAACTATAGTTTTGATTTATAGTGGAACAGATTCATTAGTAACTCAAtagtaaaaatagataatatctcTTGACTAGCTAGGCTAATTGATTTCGATTCATATTTAAAGTAACATTTTGATAGCTCTATAAAATTGTATAAAAAAGTAATGAGATCAATAAATCGACTTTGTAAAATCGTAGAGTCATCCCGTTTAGCATGGCTGGGTCCAGATCCATTGTGTATCCTATAAAGAAGGAAGCTTCTGCCTTCTATAGTTCACTAGCTTCTTGCTTTGTTTAAGACATTAGGCAGTCAGTCCTACATGGCCAAGTGAATCGTATTCGTATGTTCGAGGCAGCTACCTGTGGAAATAGCGCCCGCCCGCGGCTGCCACTGCCAGTACTCCGTCACTGTCGAGAGCTACACATTGACTCGATTCGGCCGCTTATTTTATGGGTGTGCGGTGTCGGTGTGCCTTACCTCTCAGTCAGGTCAGGTTACGGCACGCCAAAGTGGGTCAAAGCATGATCAGCTTGCCTTGCGACTTGTTAATCCCTATCGCTTAAAATGTTACACCAGGTGGAAATCATAAAGAAAAGACGAGGAAGCGTTTGATTTGTGGATGGTCATACGAGATTTTCTTGTCAGGTCAGagaatcttatatttactaattaaatggttttttttcttcacgTTAATCCTAGGGAAATCATAGGAATTcttataaaaaagcaaaacatccgacCGTTAAATTGATTGGCTAATTGTAAACATGGATCACCAACCAGACGaaacaacatagaagattaaaaaacaaatcatataGTCCAACCTCAAGACTAATTCTTGCcttgtctttctttttttttttataccaTTTATCCAATAAGATTATGTTAGTAAACTCCAATTtaattacgttagcaatcaacacacttttccaaatcaattaaaatatgccaATTAAATATACGTGTAATCCAACAttataaaattaaaacaacagaatgcaaacatattacggattatcacataaaaataatatcaaagaatttataatgtatctccaaaaaataatatgagatacggtgatgacattaaaaataataataatttcaaaaaaatcaagaaacaaataaaaatcaatttgcataacacataaaatgaaaattataaatcagatctattcacaaataataaatatgattccaatattatgaacaaaaatgaaatttatattttacattctaatatttaaatataaatagctgatgtatcttagcatacaaccattattaacacaaatatctatAATTCAGACGTAAACTAAATTTTTAACCTGTGCAGTCACGCAGGTTGATACGCTAGTGATACTAATTGTCTTCAGAGATGGGAGGATCTTCTTTGCTACAAGGCACAAGTGGATGGGAGATGTTGGTGCGCAAGACTCGAATGGAGCAAGCACTGGATCGATCCAAAACTCTGCTATGCTTcaacagattttttttaaaaaaactgacGCTTCAACAGATTTAATTTGCAAAAAGTATTCACAACTCCACAGATTGGAAGATGGGATAGGCATACACAGCAACCTAGCTAATTTCCTACGTGTCTTTTCTTTTGGGAGCCTCTGTAAAAACCAGGGCGCTCTCCTCTGCCATTGGATTCGCCTTTCACCGACCGAGCCGGTTGAAGACGAGACCAACAGTGTGCAGCAGACTGCAGTAGTTGAGCAGATTTGGCGGCGGTCGCCTGTCTGACCGACCGACCGGTGTGGTCCGCGCATGGCGCGGTTTGCGACGGACCAGGTGGACTGATCGTCGGGCAGCTCACTGGAAGCCGCCCAAGTCGTTGAGCAGCAGCTCGTGCGGCCGCAGCAGCGTCGGGGTGGGCACCATCAGCAGTGGCGTGGACGGCAGCGGCAGCAGTGTGGGATACAACATGTCATAGTCGGAGGCATCGGGCCAGgacgcggcgccggcgccgacccAGAGCTCCCCGGGGATGAGCGGCGCGCGGCAAAGCGGGCAGGTGCGCTGGTCGTGCGCCATCCAGCCGTCGAGGCATCCCCGGTGGAAGCCGTGGCGGCAGTTGCTGAGCTGGCGCACCTCGTCGCCGCTGCCGATGCTGCTGAGGCAGACCGCGCAGTCGCCGTCCCCGCACGCCTCCGCCAGCTCGTCGAACCGCACCACGGGGAGCGCCTCCTCGATGACCACCGCCGGCACGGGCCGGAACTCCGGCCGCCGGTGCTGCAGCGTAACCATATCGTGCCCGTGGTGCTCCTGCGCCGCCGTCGT
Coding sequences:
- the LOC133917660 gene encoding brassinosteroid-responsive RING protein 1-like; its protein translation is MGFPVGCSEMMLPRVLLQVLFLLGHLHRFLLWAFNAVGLGDLIDLGANYPLPDTTAAQEHHGHDMVTLQHRRPEFRPVPAVVIEEALPVVRFDELAEACGDGDCAVCLSSIGSGDEVRQLSNCRHGFHRGCLDGWMAHDQRTCPLCRAPLIPGELWVGAGAASWPDASDYDMLYPTLLPLPSTPLLMVPTPTLLRPHELLLNDLGGFQ